In the Acidobacteriota bacterium genome, GAGCATCCTGCTCACCGGGCGCTAGATCGCTGGAGGGCTGGAGGCGCCGGCCGGATTCGAACCGGCGAATCGGGGTTTTGCAGACCCCTGCCTTACCACTTGGCTACGGCGCCGTGACGGTTCCCCGGCCGCGCGACCGCTCGCGAAGCGGCCGACTCCCGCGGCGGCCTGAAGGATACGGCCCCCTCCCGGGGGCGTCAACGCGGCACTCCGCCGTCCTCGTCCACGAAAGCACCGCGGTAATGGCGGATACGCGCGGTCCCCGACCCCATCTCGACCGCCACGACGTCGAAGCGGCAATACACACCCTCCACCCCGGAACGCTCGAGCCACTGCGCGGCCGCATCGGCGAGGCGGCGGCGTTTGTCCCGGCCGACGGTCGCTTCCGGCGGAATGGCGGAGCCGGCGCGGCGCGACCGAACCTCGACGAAAACGATCTCCTCGCCGTCGCGGGCGATGATGTCGATCTCTCCGGGTCCGAGGCGGACGTTACGAGCGAGCAGATGGTAGCCGCGCGCGGCCAGAAAGCGGGCCGCGAGCCTCTCGGCCCGCCGGCCCCGTTCCGTCCGACCGGGGCTCCGCCGCGACATCGGCCGATCTTCGCCCGAGCCGTGAAGCGGCGGAGGCGGCGGTGCGCGACCTCCTCCCCGAACCGGGAGCGGTGGAGTTCTCAGCGGCGGCGCTTGAGCCGCGGCCCGCGGGGAGTGTCCTCGACCTGGTAGCCCCTCGCCGCGATCTCGTCCCGGAGCCGGTCCGCGGTCGCCCAGTCACGGCGGCGGCGGGCCGCCTCCCTCTCCTGCGCGAGGCGGGTCACCTCGGGATCGATCTCCTCCTGCGCATCCCACGGGAGCAACGTGCCGATCACGGCGTCCGCGCGCTCGAAGAATCCCTCGATCGTCTCGGCGTCGGCCGCCGTCAACTCGCCCCGGTCGAGCGCCGTGTTCGCCTCCCTGACGAGGCGAAAGACCTCGCCCAAAGCGCCGCTGACGTTGAGATCGTCGTCCAGGCGTTCGCCGAAGGCGCGCTCGGCTGCCTCGACGCGCTCGGCCATCGTCGCGGGACCCCGGCGCCCCGCCGCCTCGTCCGCCAGGCGCCGCCGGAGGTCGTCGATCCGCGCCAGCTCGGCCCCCGCCTGGTCCAGCGCCTCGAAGGTGAAGTTGAGCGGCTTCCGGTAGTGAGTGGAAATCAGGACATGGCGGATCAACCGCGGCGGGTGTCCGCGGTCGAGGAGCTCGCGCAGTGTGTAGAAGTTGCCCAGCGACTTCGACATCTTTTCGCCCCCCACCACGAGATGGGCGCAATGCAGCCAGTAGCGCACGAACGGCCGCCCCGTCGCACCTTCCGATTGGGCGATCTCGTTCTCGTGATGGGGGAACTTGTTGTCGATACCGCCGGTGTGGATGTCGAACGTCTCCCCCAGGTACTTCATCGACATGGCCGAGCACTCGATGTGCCAGCCCGGCCTGCCGGGGCCCCACGGAGAGTCCCAGGTCGGCTCGCCCGGCTTTGCCGCCTTCCACAGCACGAAGTCGGCCGGATCGTCCTTTCCGTACTCGTCGGCGTCCACACGCGCCCCCGCGATGAGCCGCTCCCGGTCCAGCCCGGACAGGCGCCCGTATCCGGGGAAGGAAGCGATCCGAAAGTAGA is a window encoding:
- a CDS encoding YraN family protein translates to MSRRSPGRTERGRRAERLAARFLAARGYHLLARNVRLGPGEIDIIARDGEEIVFVEVRSRRAGSAIPPEATVGRDKRRRLADAAAQWLERSGVEGVYCRFDVVAVEMGSGTARIRHYRGAFVDEDGGVPR
- a CDS encoding cysteine--tRNA ligase codes for the protein MIAFHNSLSGRLEAFEPLDPPRVGLYTCGPTVHDFAHIGNFRAYVWEDLLRRHLEYRGFEVRHVMNITDVEDKIIRKAAEAGVPIGEWTARFTQAFFEDVRTLRLKPAHHYPRATEHIPEMIELLRRLEERGHTYVADGSLYFRIASFPGYGRLSGLDRERLIAGARVDADEYGKDDPADFVLWKAAKPGEPTWDSPWGPGRPGWHIECSAMSMKYLGETFDIHTGGIDNKFPHHENEIAQSEGATGRPFVRYWLHCAHLVVGGEKMSKSLGNFYTLRELLDRGHPPRLIRHVLISTHYRKPLNFTFEALDQAGAELARIDDLRRRLADEAAGRRGPATMAERVEAAERAFGERLDDDLNVSGALGEVFRLVREANTALDRGELTAADAETIEGFFERADAVIGTLLPWDAQEEIDPEVTRLAQEREAARRRRDWATADRLRDEIAARGYQVEDTPRGPRLKRRR